From Arvicanthis niloticus isolate mArvNil1 chromosome 22, mArvNil1.pat.X, whole genome shotgun sequence, the proteins below share one genomic window:
- the Mgat4c gene encoding alpha-1,3-mannosyl-glycoprotein 4-beta-N-acetylglucosaminyltransferase C, whose amino-acid sequence MFKFYQMKYIFQILDKMRCLRKRSTVSFLGVLVVFLLFMNLFIEDSYVMEGDKQLIRETSTHQLNSERYVHTFKDLSNFSGTINVTYRYLAATPIQRKRYLTIGLSSVKRKKGNYLLETIKSIFEQSSYEELKEISVVVHLADFNSSWRDAMVQDITQKFAHHIISGRLMVIHAPEEYYPVLDGLKRNYNDPEDRVRFRSKQNVDYAFLLNFCANTSDYYVMLEDDVRCSRNFLTAIKKVIASLEGTYWVTLEFSKLGYIGKLYHSHDLPRLAHFLLMFYQEMPCDWLLTHFRGLLAQKNVIRFKPSLFQHMGYYSSYKGTENKLKDDDFEEESFDIPDNPPASLYTNMNVFENYEASKAYSSVDEYFWGKPPSIGDTFVIVFENPITIKKIKVNTGTEDRQNDILHHGALDVGEKLIFSKQIRQCDTYLRLGEFKNGYFEMSDVNQKIPFDIRCMRICVTKTQKEWLIIRGISIWTS is encoded by the exons atgtttaaattttatcaaatgaaatatatttttcaaatattggaTAAAATGAGATGCTTGCGAAAACGTTCTACAGTGTCATTCTTGGGAGTTCTTGTTGTTTTTCTACTATTCATGAACTTGTTCATTGAAGATAGCTATGTTATG GAAGGCGACAAGCAACTTATAAGGGAAACATCAACACATCAACTTAATTCTGAGCGCTATGTTCACACCTTCAAGGATTTATCGAACTTCTCAGGAACCATAAATGTCACCTATCGCTACCTGGCTGCCACACCTATACAGAGAAAAC GATATCTCACAATCGGACTTTCATCAGTGAAAcgaaaaaaaggaaattatttacTTGAGACAATCAAGTCAATTTTCGAACAGTCTAGCTACGAAGAACTAAAGGAAATTTCAGTTGTCGTGCATCTAGCAGACTTTAATTCATCATGGCGTGACGCCATGGTCCAAGATATTACACAGAAATTTGCCCATCATATTATTTCAGGAAGATTAATGGTTATACATGCTCCTGAAGAATATTATCCAGTTCTGGATGGTCTTAAAAGAAATTACAATGACCCAGAAGATAGAGTCAGGTTTCGCTCCAAGCAAAACGTAGATTATGCTTTTCTGCTAAATTTCTGTGCCAATACTTCTGACTATTACGTAATGCTTGAAGATGATGTCCGATGTTCCAGAAATTTCTTAACTGCCATCAAGAAAGTTATCGCATCCTTGGAAGGAACATACTGGGTAACTCTTGAGTTCTCTAAACTTGGCTACATTGGTAAACTCTATCATTCTCATGACCTCCCACGTCTGGCCCATTTCTTATTAATGTTTTATCAAGAAATGCCCTGTGATTGGCTATTGACTCATTTCCGAGGGCTTCTGGCTCAGAAAAATGTGATTCGATTTAAACCTTCTCTCTTTCAGCACATGGGGTATTATTCATCCTATAAGGGAACAGAGAATAAACTGAAGGATGATGACTTTGAAGAGGAGTCATTTGACATCCCCGATAACCCCCCAGCAAGTCTCTACACCAACATGAATGTCTTTGAAAACTATGAAGCGAGCAAGGCATACAGTAGTGTTGATGAGTACTTTTGGGGAAAACCACCTTCGATAGGAGATACGTTCGTTATTGTATTTGAAAATCcaattacaattaaaaaaattaaagtaaatactGGAACAGAAGACCGGCAGAATGATATTCTGCATCATGGAGCCCTAGATGTTGGGGAAAAACTTATTTTTAGCAAACAAATAAGACAATGTGATACTTACTTGAGACTAGGGGAATTCAAAAATGGATACTTTGAAATGTCAGATGTAAATCAAAAAATTCCCTTTGACATACGTTGCATGAGGATATGTGTCACCAAAACGCAGAAAGAATGGCTGATAATTAGGGGCATCAGTATTTGGACTTCCTAG